The following proteins are co-located in the Oncorhynchus clarkii lewisi isolate Uvic-CL-2024 chromosome 30, UVic_Ocla_1.0, whole genome shotgun sequence genome:
- the LOC139390183 gene encoding ubiquitin-like protein 4A-B, translated as MILTIKPLKGKECNVQVTEDEKVSMVKELVSERLNIPANQQRLLYKGKALADEHRLSDYSIGPEAKLNLVVRPAGERSGMASSSSAVSGVWQTLSTVLAKHFSPADAAKVHEQLIKDYERSLRQLSLDDIERLAGRLLHPDSEGMDTSYMD; from the exons ATGATTTTAACTATAAAACCACTTAAAGGAAAGGAGTGCAATGTACAG GTCACAGAAGATGAAAAAGTCTCCATGGTGAAAGAACTAGTGTCTGAACGTCTGAATATACCTGCAAATCAGCAGCGATTGCTTTACAAGGGGAAAGCCCTTGCAG ATGAACACAGATTGAGCGATTATTCCATTGGGCCAGAGGCCAAGTTAAATTTGGTGGTTCGTCcagcaggggagaggagtgggatgGCTAGCAGTAGCAGTGCGGTCAGCGGGGTGTGGCAGACTCTGTCCACTGTACTAGCGAAACACTTCAGCCCTGCAGATGCAGCTAAAGTCCATGAACAGTTAATCAAG GATTATGAACGTTCACTTCGGCAACTCAGTCTGGATGACATTGAGCGCCTGGCCGGGCGACTGCTTCACCCAGACAGCGAGGGCATGGACACATCGTACATGGATTGA
- the LOC139390182 gene encoding ras-related protein Rab-7a-like, whose protein sequence is MASRKKILLKVIILGDSGVGKTSLMNQYVNKKFSNQYKATIGADFLTKEVMVDDRLVTMQIWDTAGQERFQSLGVAFYRGADCCVLVYDVTAPNTFKTLDSWRDEFLIQASPRDPENFPFVVLGNKIDLENRQVTTKRAQAWCTSKGSIPYFETSAKEAINVDQAFQTICRNALKQESEVETYDFPDQIKLRDDRPASSSDGCSC, encoded by the exons ATGGCATCTCGGAAGAAGATTCTACTCAAGGTGATAATTCTTGGAGACTCAGG AGTTGGGAAGACCTCTCTCATGAACCAATATGTGAATAAGAAGTTCAGCAATCAGTATAAGGCCACAATCGGTGCTGACTTTCTTACCAAAGAGGTGATGGTGGATGACAGGCTTGTGACAATGCAG ATCTGGGACACTGCAGGGCAGGAGAGATTCCAGTCATTGGGCGTTGCTTTCTATCGAGGTGCAGACTGTTGTGTCCTTGTGTACGATGTTACTGCGCCAAACACCTTCAAGACTCTTGACAGCTGGCGAGACGAGTTCCTGATTCAAGCCAGCCCCCGTGACCCAGAGAACTTCCCATTTGTTGTGCTCGGCAACAAGATTGACTTGGAGAACAGGCAG GTGACGACCAAGCGAGCCCAGGCGTGGTGTACGAGTAAGGGCAGTATCCCATATTTCGAGACAAGTGCGAAGGAGGCCATCAATGTTGATCAAGCCTTTCAAACTATTTGCCGAAATGCTCTCAAACAG GAGTCAGAAGTGGAGACTTATGACTTCCCAGATCAGATCAAACTGAGGGATGACAGACCAGCCTCCTCTAGTGATGGCTGCAGCTGCTGA
- the LOC139390181 gene encoding dynamin-1-like protein isoform X1, giving the protein METLIPIINRLQEVFLTVGAEIIQLPQIVVVGSQSSGKSSVLESLVGRDFLPRGSGIVTRRPLVLQLVNVPPLAERRLQENGNGVKQNANSYPGIKADEWGTFLHSKNQIFTDFLEIRKEIEEETERSSGGNKGISPEPIYLKIFSPHVLNLTLVDLPGITKVPVGDQPEDIEAQVQEMILSFISNPNSLILSVSPANSDLATSDALKLAREVDPDGRRTLLVVSKLDLMDAGTDALEVLLGRVIPVRLGIVGVVNRSQHDINTQKSIEDTARDEQAFLQRHYPSLASRCGSRYLARTLSRLLMHHIRDCLPELKRRVTVLSAQYQARLSSYGQPVEDHSSTLLQIVTKFASDYCNTIEGTATHIQTSELCGGARICYIFHETFGRTLQSIDPLGGLTELDILTAIRNATGPRPALFVPEISFELLVKRQIKRLEEPSLRCVELVHEELQRIIQHCSSYSTQELLRFPKLHDSIVEVVTSLLRKRLPITNDMVHNLVQIELAYINTKHPDFTDAAQVSASVNSQQGLQDGDKCWMNEKVAEEKAPVAGFSSPVKGQAINLLDTAVPVSRKLSAREQRDCEVIQRLIKCYFLIVRKSIQDSVPKTVMHFLVNFVKERLQSELVGQLYKQNLLQGLLIESQDTAQQRTEVAQMLEALQKASNIISEIRETHLW; this is encoded by the exons ATGGAGACTCTAATTCCCATCATCAATCGGCTCCAGGAAGTCTTCCTGACAGTGGGGGCAGAGATCATCCAGCTGCCTCAGATAGTGGTGGTTGGCTCGCAG AGCAGCGGCAAGAGTTCTGTGTTGGAGAGCCTGGTTGGAAGGGATTTTCTGCCTCGGGGATCAGGCATAGTCACACGGCGACCCCTAGTGTTGCAGCTGGTGAATGTGCCTCCATTGGCAGAGAGGAGACTGCAAGAAAATG GAAATGgggtaaaacaaaatgcaaaCAGCTACCCAG GGATCAAGGCTGATGAATGGGGCACGTTCCTTCATAGCAAGAACCAG ATTTTCACAGATTTCTTGGAGATTCGCAAGGAGATTGAAGAAGAGACTGAGCGTAGCTCAGGAGGCAACAAG GGAATCAGCCCTGAGCCCATCTATTTGAAGATTTTCTCTCCTCATGTCCTCAATCTCACACTGGTTGATTTGCCAGGAATAACCAAG GTTCCGGTTGGAGATCAGCCAGAGGACATAGAAGCTCAAGTCCAAGAGATGATCCTATCCTTCATCTCCAACCCCAACTCCCTTATCCTCTCAGTGTCTCCTGCCAATTCCGACTTGGCCACCTCTGATGCCCTCAAACTGGCCCGCGAGGTCGACCCGGATG GCCGCAGAACACTGCTGGTGGTCAGTAAGCTGGACCTGATGGACGCAGGGACAGATGCTCTGGAGGTCTTGCTGGGCCGGGTCATTCCAGTGCGGCTCGGAATTGTGGGAGTGGTCAACAG GAGCCAGCATGACATCAACACGCAGAAGAGCATAGAGGACACGGCACGGGACGAGCAGGCCTTCCTCCAGCGCCACTACCCGTCTCTGGCCTCCCGCTGCGGCTCCCGCTACCTGGCTCGCACCCTGAGCCGCCTGCTCATGCACCACATCAGGGACTGCTTGCCGGAGCTGAAGAGGCGTGTGACGGTGTTGAGTGCCCAGTACCAGGCCCGGCTCAGCAGCTACGGCCAGCCTGTAGAGGACCACAGCTCCACCCTGCTACAGATCGTCACCAAGTTCGCCAGCGACTACTGCAACACCATCGAGGGCACCGCCACGCACATCCAGACATCTGAACT CTGCGGGGGGGCTCGGATCTGCTACATATTCCATGAGACCTTTGGCCGCACTCTTCAGTCTATTGACCCCCTGGGGGGCTTGACGGAGCTCGACATCCTCACTGCAATCCGCAATGCTACG GGTCCGCGGCCGGCCCTCTTTGTACCTGAGATTTCCTTTGAGCTGCTGGTGAAGAGGCAGATCAAGCGTCTGGAGGAGCCCAGTCTGCGCTGTGTGGAGCTGGTCCACGAGGAGCTGCAGAGGATCATCCAGCATTGCTCCTCCTACAGCACGCAG GAGCTCCTTCGGTTTCCCAAGCTGCACGACTCCATTGTGGAGGTGGTGACTAGTTTACTCAGGAAGCGCTTGCCCATTACTAATGACATG GTCCACAACTTGGTTCAAATTGAGCTTGCTTACATCAACACAAAGCACCCAGACTTCACCGATGCTGCTCAGGTCTCAGCATCTGTCAACAGTCAACAG GGCCTGCAGGATGGAGATAAATGCTGGATGAATGAGAAGGTGGCTGAGGAGAAGGCACCAGTGGCAGGTTTCAGCAGCCCTGTTAAGGGCCAGGCCATCAACCTCCTGGACACA GCGGTGCCGGTGTCCCGAAAGCTGAGTGCCCGCGAGCAAAGAGACTGTGAGGTCATTCAACGCCTCATCAAATGCTACTTCCTCATTGTCCGCAAGAGCATTCAGGACAG TGTTCCCAAGACGGTGATGCACTTCCTGGTGAACTTTGTGAAGGAGCGTCTGCAGAGTGAGCTGGTGGGCCAGTTGTACAAACAGAACCTGCTGCAGGGGCTGCTCATCGAGTCCCAAGACACAGCACAACAGAGGACAGAGGTGGCCCAGATGCTGGAG GCTCTCCAAAAAGCCAGCAACATCATCTCAGAGATCCGGGAGACACACCTGTGGTAG
- the LOC139390181 gene encoding dynamin-1-like protein isoform X2: protein METLIPIINRLQEVFLTVGAEIIQLPQIVVVGSQSSGKSSVLESLVGRDFLPRGSGIVTRRPLVLQLVNVPPLAERRLQENGIKADEWGTFLHSKNQIFTDFLEIRKEIEEETERSSGGNKGISPEPIYLKIFSPHVLNLTLVDLPGITKVPVGDQPEDIEAQVQEMILSFISNPNSLILSVSPANSDLATSDALKLAREVDPDGRRTLLVVSKLDLMDAGTDALEVLLGRVIPVRLGIVGVVNRSQHDINTQKSIEDTARDEQAFLQRHYPSLASRCGSRYLARTLSRLLMHHIRDCLPELKRRVTVLSAQYQARLSSYGQPVEDHSSTLLQIVTKFASDYCNTIEGTATHIQTSELCGGARICYIFHETFGRTLQSIDPLGGLTELDILTAIRNATGPRPALFVPEISFELLVKRQIKRLEEPSLRCVELVHEELQRIIQHCSSYSTQELLRFPKLHDSIVEVVTSLLRKRLPITNDMVHNLVQIELAYINTKHPDFTDAAQVSASVNSQQGLQDGDKCWMNEKVAEEKAPVAGFSSPVKGQAINLLDTAVPVSRKLSAREQRDCEVIQRLIKCYFLIVRKSIQDSVPKTVMHFLVNFVKERLQSELVGQLYKQNLLQGLLIESQDTAQQRTEVAQMLEALQKASNIISEIRETHLW, encoded by the exons ATGGAGACTCTAATTCCCATCATCAATCGGCTCCAGGAAGTCTTCCTGACAGTGGGGGCAGAGATCATCCAGCTGCCTCAGATAGTGGTGGTTGGCTCGCAG AGCAGCGGCAAGAGTTCTGTGTTGGAGAGCCTGGTTGGAAGGGATTTTCTGCCTCGGGGATCAGGCATAGTCACACGGCGACCCCTAGTGTTGCAGCTGGTGAATGTGCCTCCATTGGCAGAGAGGAGACTGCAAGAAAATG GGATCAAGGCTGATGAATGGGGCACGTTCCTTCATAGCAAGAACCAG ATTTTCACAGATTTCTTGGAGATTCGCAAGGAGATTGAAGAAGAGACTGAGCGTAGCTCAGGAGGCAACAAG GGAATCAGCCCTGAGCCCATCTATTTGAAGATTTTCTCTCCTCATGTCCTCAATCTCACACTGGTTGATTTGCCAGGAATAACCAAG GTTCCGGTTGGAGATCAGCCAGAGGACATAGAAGCTCAAGTCCAAGAGATGATCCTATCCTTCATCTCCAACCCCAACTCCCTTATCCTCTCAGTGTCTCCTGCCAATTCCGACTTGGCCACCTCTGATGCCCTCAAACTGGCCCGCGAGGTCGACCCGGATG GCCGCAGAACACTGCTGGTGGTCAGTAAGCTGGACCTGATGGACGCAGGGACAGATGCTCTGGAGGTCTTGCTGGGCCGGGTCATTCCAGTGCGGCTCGGAATTGTGGGAGTGGTCAACAG GAGCCAGCATGACATCAACACGCAGAAGAGCATAGAGGACACGGCACGGGACGAGCAGGCCTTCCTCCAGCGCCACTACCCGTCTCTGGCCTCCCGCTGCGGCTCCCGCTACCTGGCTCGCACCCTGAGCCGCCTGCTCATGCACCACATCAGGGACTGCTTGCCGGAGCTGAAGAGGCGTGTGACGGTGTTGAGTGCCCAGTACCAGGCCCGGCTCAGCAGCTACGGCCAGCCTGTAGAGGACCACAGCTCCACCCTGCTACAGATCGTCACCAAGTTCGCCAGCGACTACTGCAACACCATCGAGGGCACCGCCACGCACATCCAGACATCTGAACT CTGCGGGGGGGCTCGGATCTGCTACATATTCCATGAGACCTTTGGCCGCACTCTTCAGTCTATTGACCCCCTGGGGGGCTTGACGGAGCTCGACATCCTCACTGCAATCCGCAATGCTACG GGTCCGCGGCCGGCCCTCTTTGTACCTGAGATTTCCTTTGAGCTGCTGGTGAAGAGGCAGATCAAGCGTCTGGAGGAGCCCAGTCTGCGCTGTGTGGAGCTGGTCCACGAGGAGCTGCAGAGGATCATCCAGCATTGCTCCTCCTACAGCACGCAG GAGCTCCTTCGGTTTCCCAAGCTGCACGACTCCATTGTGGAGGTGGTGACTAGTTTACTCAGGAAGCGCTTGCCCATTACTAATGACATG GTCCACAACTTGGTTCAAATTGAGCTTGCTTACATCAACACAAAGCACCCAGACTTCACCGATGCTGCTCAGGTCTCAGCATCTGTCAACAGTCAACAG GGCCTGCAGGATGGAGATAAATGCTGGATGAATGAGAAGGTGGCTGAGGAGAAGGCACCAGTGGCAGGTTTCAGCAGCCCTGTTAAGGGCCAGGCCATCAACCTCCTGGACACA GCGGTGCCGGTGTCCCGAAAGCTGAGTGCCCGCGAGCAAAGAGACTGTGAGGTCATTCAACGCCTCATCAAATGCTACTTCCTCATTGTCCGCAAGAGCATTCAGGACAG TGTTCCCAAGACGGTGATGCACTTCCTGGTGAACTTTGTGAAGGAGCGTCTGCAGAGTGAGCTGGTGGGCCAGTTGTACAAACAGAACCTGCTGCAGGGGCTGCTCATCGAGTCCCAAGACACAGCACAACAGAGGACAGAGGTGGCCCAGATGCTGGAG GCTCTCCAAAAAGCCAGCAACATCATCTCAGAGATCCGGGAGACACACCTGTGGTAG